Proteins from one Flavobacterium sp. N2038 genomic window:
- a CDS encoding CDC27 family protein, which yields MRNIIWSFSVLFCLTFSSFAQTKGIEKGTYLSTNKGQKIKLNLSENNKYELVFYSGEYEIKGDSLLFTKKIKSENNFNLSFTTDKKAKNIKIKFLDPSYYTFYVGTQKGTEEVQYQNVSDIRGKVDPNWVNTDLEFDIEKADFLYLVYEDYTGQSNVCKYALPKDVAQVTISYEMEVLGDLNIAGFFDRKTNKLEISEHSGKNPLVFVNEKDAQPDSASKVLPLENKTISNWTYPGKAPLLNEDFGAAAVAVDSAAAVADYTVDSSYTKYDFKLKIEKSLKNALEATKTAKTKFLVVAVDSKNKAGFDTFVKDQETQIGYNMYDAYNPLYDVFNFYLTDADDKKWLKNNKIKDDPSTFVVNGNGDVLAVSKSSIEDKQYEFSYYGDFYRKLLRTDAFISIDKTLKNKKATDADLIAAFNKASVLETNYDYDPDYTVSDPNTTEFVVTKLGLDKKEVAQTWKKLIEAHQKDTKPNMYLVETILKEIQNQGFTKQIFNTDKILNDTDFLAIDYLLKHSEEIENNRAAFNGKEGEVHSVGNVISEVSNAMQQNLYVTQDDISGDINKDKVNSVYKKIIDAGKGNFESYRNYFSYLEGAENKEGAFADFLKEFNIYFDANLASVSPIEKLDTMFSALDSNSDYSYNGWNSFKEYHSNLCNSAAWTVVLKPENANFIKDAIKWSEYSLVVTKNNPYYLDTLAQLYYKDGQKEKAIAIQTLAVKYLDSNVDEETVNEIKEVLAKMQNGTY from the coding sequence ATGCGCAATATTATCTGGAGTTTCTCTGTGCTTTTCTGTTTAACGTTTTCTTCTTTTGCTCAGACAAAAGGAATAGAAAAGGGAACTTACTTATCTACCAATAAAGGTCAAAAAATCAAACTAAACTTATCAGAAAATAATAAGTATGAATTGGTTTTTTATTCTGGTGAATATGAGATAAAAGGAGATTCACTTTTGTTTACTAAGAAAATAAAATCAGAGAATAATTTTAATCTTTCTTTTACAACAGATAAAAAAGCAAAAAACATAAAAATTAAATTCTTAGATCCTTCCTATTATACCTTTTATGTTGGTACACAAAAAGGAACAGAAGAAGTTCAATATCAGAATGTATCTGATATAAGAGGCAAAGTAGATCCAAATTGGGTAAATACTGATTTAGAATTTGATATCGAAAAAGCAGACTTTTTGTATTTGGTATATGAAGATTATACAGGACAGAGTAATGTATGTAAATATGCACTTCCAAAAGATGTTGCTCAGGTAACAATTAGTTATGAAATGGAAGTTCTGGGAGATTTAAATATTGCCGGTTTTTTTGACAGAAAGACTAACAAGTTGGAAATTTCTGAACATTCAGGAAAAAATCCTTTAGTTTTTGTAAATGAAAAAGATGCTCAGCCGGATAGCGCTTCAAAAGTTCTTCCTCTTGAAAATAAGACCATTTCAAACTGGACTTATCCCGGAAAAGCACCTTTGTTAAATGAAGATTTTGGAGCAGCTGCTGTTGCAGTTGATAGTGCCGCTGCAGTAGCAGACTATACGGTTGATTCAAGTTATACTAAATATGACTTTAAACTAAAGATCGAAAAGAGCCTGAAAAATGCACTCGAAGCAACAAAAACAGCAAAGACAAAGTTTTTAGTAGTTGCTGTTGACAGTAAAAATAAAGCAGGATTTGATACTTTCGTAAAAGATCAGGAAACACAAATAGGATACAATATGTATGATGCATACAATCCGCTTTATGATGTTTTTAATTTTTACCTGACGGATGCTGATGATAAAAAATGGCTAAAAAACAATAAAATTAAGGATGATCCAAGCACTTTTGTTGTAAACGGAAACGGAGATGTATTGGCAGTTTCAAAATCAAGTATAGAAGATAAACAGTACGAGTTTAGTTATTATGGAGATTTTTACCGTAAACTTTTAAGAACAGATGCTTTTATTTCAATCGATAAAACCTTAAAAAATAAAAAAGCAACAGATGCAGATTTAATTGCAGCTTTTAATAAGGCTTCCGTTCTAGAGACTAATTATGATTATGATCCGGATTATACTGTGAGCGATCCAAATACAACGGAATTTGTTGTAACTAAACTAGGTTTAGATAAAAAAGAAGTGGCGCAAACCTGGAAAAAGTTAATCGAAGCACACCAAAAAGATACAAAACCAAATATGTATCTGGTGGAAACCATTTTGAAAGAAATCCAAAATCAAGGATTTACAAAGCAAATATTTAATACAGACAAAATTTTAAACGATACTGATTTTCTTGCGATTGACTATTTACTGAAACATTCAGAAGAAATTGAAAACAATCGTGCTGCATTCAACGGTAAAGAAGGAGAAGTACATAGTGTAGGAAATGTGATATCTGAAGTATCTAATGCTATGCAGCAAAATCTTTATGTAACTCAGGATGATATTTCGGGAGATATTAATAAGGACAAAGTAAATTCAGTTTACAAAAAGATAATTGATGCCGGAAAAGGTAATTTTGAATCCTACCGAAATTATTTTTCTTATTTAGAAGGAGCAGAGAATAAAGAAGGAGCATTCGCAGATTTCTTAAAAGAATTCAATATATACTTTGATGCAAACTTAGCTTCTGTAAGTCCAATCGAAAAGTTAGACACCATGTTTTCTGCTTTAGATTCAAATTCTGATTATTCTTATAACGGATGGAATTCATTTAAAGAATATCACTCTAATTTGTGTAATTCGGCAGCATGGACTGTTGTTTTAAAACCTGAAAATGCAAACTTTATTAAAGATGCTATTAAATGGTCTGAATACAGCTTAGTGGTAACCAAAAACAATCCTTATTATTTAGATACATTGGCACAACTATATTATAAAGACGGTCAGAAAGAAAAAGCGATTGCAATACAAACTTTGGCAGTAAAATATTTAGACAGCAATGTTGATGAGGAAACAGTAAATGAAATTAAAGAAGTTCTGGCTAAAATGCAAAACGGAACTTATTAA
- a CDS encoding carboxypeptidase-like regulatory domain-containing protein yields MNKTLIVFAFLFTSICFSQSIRFDGFIQDEQKNPLEMANIMAVNNGTKAMDSYGITNDKGKFQLTLKPNTSYSIKVSYLGMKSKEITLLTKSENIAQNIVMDGSGIELEGVEIVREMPVSIKGDTIVYNADSFKSGTEKKLEDVLKKLPGVEVNADGEIEVEGKKVSKLMVEGKDFFDGDTKLGVKNIPADAIDKVQVLRNYNEVSALKGLENDQDNVAMNIKLKEGKKNFWFGDITAGIGVGELDSRYIINPKLFYYSPKYSINLITNFNNIGELPLTAQDYFKFTGGFKNMMKKGGSNFNVSSNDLGISILRNNRAKEIETKFGATNFAYSVTKTWNISGFGILSASKTDLETKSQTTILDSGDQQKRDELTHQKNNLGLFKLSSTYKPNDKFQFDYDILTKLSKQDENGDLLRESVVNNVSSVETIFTTKKQDPTSINQNLSLYYTQSDKNIFAFEMQHLYQEENPFYNANLRTQPFDLSGYISGQNRNDLNQDRFVKTNKLDAKLDYYYMVTPKSNINITLGNTYSYQDFNSHIFQMLDNGDRNDLNTPENNNQVNYNFNDAFLGFHYKILTGKFTLTPGISLHSYTMTNTQLGTNYSQNFTKVLPDFFALYQIKKSETLTYNFSLSNDFTDINQLAAGYVLSDYSSLFRGNRFLENATSQVHSLRYFKYNMFNFENIFANATYTKKVDAIKTKANFDGINQSSMPYNSNLADETFTGMGNYGRSFLKNYKASVNATFNWSKFNNIQNNVLATTESFSQSYTVKAATNYKNFPNLELGYNALINKYSGSTYYTDKPFARLDYYFLDSFSFVSEYEFYHYYNGNKSVDNEYDFLSASLIYQKKNSKWEYKVSATNLLNTTYLNDDSFSQFSTRVSQYTVQPRYIIFSMKYNL; encoded by the coding sequence ATGAATAAGACACTTATTGTATTTGCCTTTCTTTTTACTTCTATATGCTTTTCTCAAAGTATCCGTTTTGATGGATTTATTCAGGACGAGCAAAAGAATCCGTTAGAAATGGCCAATATTATGGCTGTAAATAATGGAACCAAAGCAATGGATTCGTACGGAATTACCAATGATAAAGGAAAGTTTCAGTTAACGCTAAAGCCAAACACTTCGTATTCGATAAAAGTAAGTTATCTGGGAATGAAATCGAAAGAAATTACGCTTTTGACTAAATCTGAAAATATAGCTCAGAATATTGTCATGGATGGTAGCGGAATAGAACTTGAAGGTGTTGAAATTGTTCGCGAAATGCCCGTTTCTATAAAAGGTGATACCATTGTTTATAATGCAGATTCTTTTAAATCCGGAACTGAAAAGAAACTCGAAGATGTCTTGAAAAAGCTGCCCGGAGTTGAGGTAAATGCAGATGGAGAAATTGAAGTTGAAGGCAAAAAAGTGAGTAAATTAATGGTGGAGGGAAAAGATTTTTTTGACGGAGACACTAAACTTGGCGTTAAAAATATTCCAGCCGATGCGATTGATAAAGTTCAGGTTCTTAGAAACTATAATGAAGTCAGTGCATTAAAAGGTCTTGAAAACGATCAGGATAATGTTGCCATGAATATTAAGCTGAAGGAGGGTAAAAAGAACTTTTGGTTTGGAGATATTACAGCAGGAATTGGTGTTGGAGAACTTGACAGCCGTTATATTATTAATCCGAAATTATTTTATTACAGTCCAAAGTACAGTATAAATCTGATTACCAATTTTAATAATATTGGCGAACTGCCTTTAACAGCTCAGGATTATTTTAAGTTCACAGGGGGATTTAAAAACATGATGAAAAAAGGCGGAAGCAATTTTAATGTTTCATCAAATGATCTGGGAATCTCAATTTTAAGAAACAATCGCGCTAAAGAAATCGAGACAAAATTTGGCGCAACAAACTTTGCTTATTCGGTTACAAAAACATGGAATATTAGTGGTTTTGGAATTCTCTCTGCTTCAAAAACAGATTTGGAAACTAAGTCACAAACGACGATTTTAGATTCCGGAGATCAGCAAAAACGAGATGAGTTAACGCATCAGAAAAATAATCTGGGACTTTTTAAATTAAGCTCGACCTATAAACCAAACGACAAATTTCAGTTCGATTATGATATCCTGACCAAATTGTCAAAACAGGATGAGAACGGAGATTTATTGAGAGAATCAGTCGTAAATAATGTTTCTTCAGTCGAGACTATTTTTACGACTAAAAAACAAGATCCAACTTCTATAAATCAAAATTTGAGTTTGTATTATACGCAAAGTGATAAAAATATTTTTGCTTTTGAAATGCAGCATTTGTATCAGGAAGAAAATCCGTTTTATAATGCTAATTTAAGAACCCAGCCATTTGATTTATCAGGTTACATTTCAGGACAGAATCGCAATGATCTGAATCAGGATCGATTTGTGAAAACCAATAAATTAGATGCTAAACTGGATTACTATTATATGGTAACGCCAAAAAGTAATATCAATATTACTTTAGGGAATACCTATTCGTATCAGGATTTTAATTCGCATATTTTTCAAATGTTGGATAATGGAGATAGAAATGATTTAAATACTCCGGAAAATAATAATCAGGTAAATTATAATTTTAATGATGCTTTTCTTGGGTTTCATTACAAAATCCTGACAGGAAAATTTACTTTGACACCGGGAATAAGTCTGCATTCGTACACAATGACAAATACGCAGCTGGGAACCAATTATTCTCAAAATTTTACAAAAGTACTACCGGATTTCTTTGCCTTATATCAAATTAAAAAATCAGAGACATTGACGTATAATTTCTCCTTATCAAATGATTTTACCGATATAAATCAGCTTGCGGCGGGTTATGTATTGTCAGATTACAGTAGTTTGTTCAGAGGAAATCGTTTCCTCGAAAATGCAACTTCGCAAGTGCATTCACTTCGTTATTTTAAATACAATATGTTCAATTTTGAGAACATTTTTGCCAACGCAACTTACACCAAAAAAGTTGATGCTATTAAAACAAAAGCCAATTTTGACGGAATTAATCAATCCTCAATGCCTTATAATTCAAATTTAGCAGATGAAACTTTTACCGGAATGGGAAATTATGGACGTTCATTTCTTAAGAATTATAAAGCATCTGTAAATGCCACTTTCAACTGGTCAAAATTTAATAATATTCAGAATAATGTTTTAGCAACGACTGAAAGTTTTAGCCAAAGTTATACCGTCAAAGCAGCAACAAATTATAAAAACTTCCCCAATTTAGAATTGGGTTACAATGCTTTGATTAATAAATATAGTGGTTCAACCTATTACACAGATAAACCTTTTGCGAGATTAGATTATTACTTTCTGGACAGTTTTTCTTTTGTTTCAGAATACGAATTTTATCATTATTACAACGGAAATAAATCGGTTGATAATGAATATGATTTTTTGAGCGCCAGTTTAATTTATCAAAAGAAAAACAGTAAATGGGAGTATAAAGTATCAGCAACCAATTTATTAAACACTACTTATCTCAACGACGATAGCTTTTCACAGTTCTCTACAAGAGTGTCTCAGTATACCGTACAGCCTCGATATATCATCTTTTCTATGAAATACAATTTATAG
- a CDS encoding GLPGLI family protein, protein MKKLSYIILLLAFFQVQAQKDFQGMAVYESKTQAPKFDGMRPGNRDITPEMQKNMEERMKKMLEKTFILNFDKSASIYKEEEKLETPGQQGGGMRIMMNSFMGGGGTFYKDVKSKTYTVDKEFMGKEFLVVDSLPKLNWKLESETKQIGGYNCYKATAVKEASKTDFRNFRPKNNDDKKVEVKKTSGETKTNFEDNFEMPKEITVTAWYSPEIPVNQGPENYWGLPGLILEINDGKTTILCSKIVLNAKDKAEIKPSKKGKVISQKDYDDTVIKKMEEFREMNRGRVGGPPPMGR, encoded by the coding sequence ATGAAAAAACTATCCTATATAATTTTACTTCTTGCTTTCTTTCAGGTTCAGGCTCAAAAAGATTTTCAGGGAATGGCCGTTTATGAGTCTAAAACTCAGGCGCCAAAGTTTGATGGAATGCGACCAGGAAATCGCGATATCACACCCGAAATGCAAAAGAACATGGAAGAGCGCATGAAAAAAATGTTAGAAAAAACATTCATTCTAAACTTTGACAAATCAGCATCAATTTATAAAGAGGAAGAAAAGCTCGAAACTCCGGGACAACAAGGAGGCGGAATGCGTATTATGATGAATTCTTTTATGGGTGGAGGCGGAACATTTTACAAAGATGTAAAAAGCAAAACGTACACGGTTGATAAAGAATTTATGGGTAAAGAATTTCTGGTTGTTGATTCTCTGCCAAAATTAAACTGGAAATTAGAATCTGAAACCAAACAAATTGGGGGTTACAATTGTTATAAGGCAACAGCAGTAAAAGAAGCCAGCAAGACCGATTTTAGAAATTTCAGACCTAAGAATAATGACGATAAAAAAGTGGAAGTAAAAAAGACTTCCGGAGAGACCAAAACCAATTTTGAGGATAATTTTGAGATGCCAAAAGAAATTACGGTAACAGCATGGTACTCACCGGAAATCCCTGTAAATCAGGGGCCGGAAAATTATTGGGGTTTACCTGGATTGATTTTAGAAATCAATGACGGGAAAACAACCATTTTATGTTCGAAAATCGTTTTGAATGCTAAAGATAAAGCAGAAATAAAACCCTCTAAAAAAGGAAAAGTAATCTCTCAGAAAGATTATGATGATACCGTTATAAAAAAGATGGAAGAATTTAGAGAGATGAATCGTGGTCGTGTTGGAGGGCCACCGCCAATGGGAAGATAA
- a CDS encoding deoxynucleoside kinase: MHIAIAGNIGAGKTTLTKLLAKHFKWEPHYEDVVDNPYLDDFYHQMERWSFNLQIYFLNSRFRQVQQIRESGKKIIQDRTIYEDAYIFAPNLYSMGLMTSRDFENYTSLFELMESLVKAPDLLIYLRSSIPNLVGQIHKRGREYENSISIDYLSRLNERYEAWIQTYTKGKLLIIDVDNINFVDNPEDLGNIINRIDAELNGLF; the protein is encoded by the coding sequence ATGCACATAGCGATAGCAGGAAATATAGGCGCAGGAAAAACAACTTTAACTAAATTATTAGCTAAACATTTTAAATGGGAACCTCATTACGAAGATGTTGTTGACAATCCGTACTTAGATGATTTTTACCACCAAATGGAACGTTGGTCGTTTAATTTACAAATTTATTTCCTTAACAGCCGTTTTCGTCAAGTGCAGCAAATTCGCGAAAGCGGAAAAAAAATCATTCAGGACAGAACGATTTATGAGGATGCTTATATTTTTGCTCCCAATTTGTACTCAATGGGATTGATGACAAGCCGTGATTTCGAGAATTATACTTCTTTGTTTGAATTGATGGAATCTCTTGTAAAAGCTCCGGATTTATTGATTTATTTAAGAAGTTCTATCCCGAATTTAGTGGGACAAATTCACAAACGCGGACGCGAATATGAAAATTCAATTTCTATCGATTATTTAAGCCGTCTGAACGAAAGATATGAAGCCTGGATTCAGACTTACACAAAAGGAAAGCTATTAATTATTGACGTTGACAATATTAACTTTGTTGATAATCCGGAAGATTTAGGAAACATCATTAATAGAATTGATGCTGAATTAAACGGATTGTTTTAA